DNA sequence from the Chthoniobacterales bacterium genome:
TCGTCGTCGGCGGTCCGTGGCCGGGCAGGACCGTGACCTCATCGCCAAGGGGATAAAGTTTTTCCCTGATCCCGCTGAACAGAAGATCTTCGTCACCGCCCGGCAGATCCCAGCGCCCAACTCCGCTCGCAAACAAGACGTCTCCGCCGATCAGGAGTTTACCTTCCCGAGAGAAAAAGCAGAGGCTCCCCGGGCAATGTCCCGGCACTTCCAGCACTTCCATCTCGAGACCGAGAAAATTGCGGGCGGGGGTGGCTTCGATCAGGAAATCCGGGCTCACCGGCTCGATTTCCAGCTTGAACCCGAAGCTCCGAAAGAAATCGGGATCGGAAATCATGGGCGCGGTTTCGGCATGGCAGCCGAGCTGGCAATCAAAGCGCTGCTTGATTTTCGAGACGTCCGGGATGTGATCGTAATGGCCGTGGGTAAGCAGAAGCAGTTTCGGGGTTAAACCCTTTGAAACGAGCCAGTCGCAGGCGCCATCCGGCGCGTCGAACAGGATGGGTCCCTCCGGCGCCTGGATCAGGTAACAATTGGTTTCAAAAATCCCGCCACAGAAGGTTTCGTATTGCATCGTCGACCCACTGTAGCCGGGGTCGGCGACCCCGGCCATTGCAGGTTCGAATTTGGGCCAGACCGGGCCGCATTGCCTGGCTACAACCCTGGTCCCGCAGGGAATGAAAGCTGCGTGCAAAAGCGCCACGCGCCGCTCGTTTTGAATGTTCCAGCGTGACAAGTGTCTCACTACCTACAAATGATCTTCACCCTCGTGGTTTCCTTGCGTTCAGCCCGGATTCTGCGACTTTCCAAAACCTCTTTTTCCGAATGAAGCCTTCTATCCGCTCACTTTTGGCCCTGCCCTTCCTCTTTTTTGCCCTGGTGGTGACGGCAGCGCCCGTGCAGGCGAAGTCGGACCTGGGCAGCGTGACCAACTCGGTGGGCCGCCTCCTCGAGGAGGGTCACTACACTCACCAGCCGCTCAACGACGAGATTTCGAAGAAGTTCCTGAAGACCTATCTGGAGCTGCTCGATTTCAGTCACCTCTTCTTTACTCAGCAGGACGTGGATGCGATGACCGCGAAGTACGGCACCTCCCTGGACGATGACGTTTTGCTGCAAAACGTGAAGCCGGCCTACGAAATCTACGATCTCTATCTCAAGCGGGTGGACGACCGGGTGGCCAAAATCAAGCAGCAGCTCGAAAAGCCTTTCGATTTCAAGAGCAATGCGACGATCGAATTGAGCCGCCAAAAAGCCCCCTGGCCGAAAGACGAGGCGGAAGCGGATGCAGTCTGGCGCGGCCGGATCGCCAGCGAACTGCTTCAGGAA
Encoded proteins:
- a CDS encoding MBL fold metallo-hydrolase, which codes for MAGVADPGYSGSTMQYETFCGGIFETNCYLIQAPEGPILFDAPDGACDWLVSKGLTPKLLLLTHGHYDHIPDVSKIKQRFDCQLGCHAETAPMISDPDFFRSFGFKLEIEPVSPDFLIEATPARNFLGLEMEVLEVPGHCPGSLCFFSREGKLLIGGDVLFASGVGRWDLPGGDEDLLFSGIREKLYPLGDEVTVLPGHGPPTTIGTERRTNPFVR